The Candidatus Saccharimonadales bacterium DNA segment CCACTTGTTGAAAAAGTTGAAATCGTTCGTCGTGCAAAAGTTCGCCGTAACTACCTTTCATTCCTACGTAACCGAAGCGGTAAAAGCGCTCGTCTTGTTGCGAAAAACTTTGACCGTGAAGGCGTAAACGCTGTCGAAGAAGTAAAAGAAGTAGAAGCACCAAAAGCTGCTGAATAAAAAGCATTTTCCCATAAAAACGCCCGGTCCTAGTGATCGGGCGTTTTGTTTTGCATGAAAATCTCAACAGGGGTGCTCGTAGATTAGTGGTTGCCCGCATCAGGCGGCGAGCAACCACTATTCAGTAGAGCGGTTAATTGAAATGATGAGCCAGGTAATGATAGCGCTTCCGACACCGTAAAGGAGTAACGCTATAAATACCAAAGGCGCAGTCGCCAGTAAAAGACATCCGGCTATTTTGTTCAGCCAGGTTGTCTCAAAAAACCAGGCATGCATGCTGCGATTTCCGTAGTGAAAATGGACCATCACCATATAAAGGAGGATAACGCAGGTAGCATACGCTTGAATTGCGATGACGTGTATCATCTTCTCTCCAACCTGTTGAGAGCGAGGCAAAAGCCTTAGTTTACTTATAGCACACCATGTACAATAGAAGAATGATTGTTGGGATTGACGAGGTTGGACGTGGCGCATGGGCAGGCCCGCTTGTTGTGGGTGCAGTGCTGCTAGGCAGCGAATCGATTGAAGGTCTAACTGATAGTAAGTTACTGTCTAAAAAAGCGCGCGAACGGTTAGATATCGAAATCCGGCAAAAAGCTGTAGGTGTTGGTATTGGCTGGGTGAGCGCTAAGGTAATTGATCGAATAGGGCTTTCCGAAGCGTTAAAATTAGCATCTCGTAAAGCGCTTGAGTGTATCAAAAATGAGTATCGCGAAATTATTATTGATGGGACGATAGCGTTGATTGATGATCCTAGGGTAACACTTATGAAAAAAGCCGACCTTTTAATTCCAAGCGTATCGGCTGCTTCAATCGTCGCAAAAGTAGCTAGGGATAATTATATGAAATACCTGGACGATGTATTTCCAGGGTATGAGTTTAGCGCACACGTAGGATACGGGACCGCCATGCACAGGGGTGCTATTGAAGAACTAGGTGTGACACCCATCCATCGATTATCTTTTGCACCCCTTAAGAAATATTCCGTAGTAGATGTTTCCGCGAATGAAGGGGCACGAGGCATCTCGGCGCATGTGACAAGCAAACAGATCGGCAGTAGAGGAGAAGATACCGCTGCACGCTATTTATGGCAATTGGGCCACAATGTTATTGATCGTAATTGGCGAACGAAATTCTGCGAGATTGATATTGTCTCGCAATTCGGCGATGCCGTTTATTTTACTCAAGTGAAATATCACAAAAACGACAAAGCGGGCGGAGGTCTGGCGGCGGTTACTCCTAAAAAGCAGCAACAAATGAAGTTTGCGGCGGAATACTATGCTCTTAAAAACAATCT contains these protein-coding regions:
- a CDS encoding ribonuclease HII translates to MIVGIDEVGRGAWAGPLVVGAVLLGSESIEGLTDSKLLSKKARERLDIEIRQKAVGVGIGWVSAKVIDRIGLSEALKLASRKALECIKNEYREIIIDGTIALIDDPRVTLMKKADLLIPSVSAASIVAKVARDNYMKYLDDVFPGYEFSAHVGYGTAMHRGAIEELGVTPIHRLSFAPLKKYSVVDVSANEGARGISAHVTSKQIGSRGEDTAARYLWQLGHNVIDRNWRTKFCEIDIVSQFGDAVYFTQVKYHKNDKAGGGLAAVTPKKQQQMKFAAEYYALKNNLKNTNLRLAVVHASGDPPKVNTFLELG